From Tripterygium wilfordii isolate XIE 37 chromosome 16, ASM1340144v1, whole genome shotgun sequence, one genomic window encodes:
- the LOC119980735 gene encoding uncharacterized protein LOC119980735, whose amino-acid sequence MAVVVQAETMGDLDIPTIPESPSCIVLPTAARNYELKTIHFNMMPSFHGVTEEHLRLKIFPYTMKDKARTWLNGLRPGSLATWTECPHHALPLLVLMRIFYKALTVSSKAAVNNYAGGSIRNMTPTECQTLFERLAIETQHSEVRGKRAGVYEISNFDSFAPKSQVDAISTKLDMLLAMNGHTTQGVDFPKFVQEQANMMNSYNRNPRFDPYSNSYNPGFRAHPNFSWKNTQNQANPPTTTLEDMVRQLAINHQKLEAQVGQIAEALSQREAGKFPSQTEINPNHREHAMAITLCDEQQSRVATKLEEHKVQAQEQPLQQSHRAIMHGLPDPDKPAPPVRPYVPPIPFPGRLRRNKEEVPSVQKTTPKTDVAPSVVQEEKKVHSKRPLWAYNWLIDLFDILKEY is encoded by the exons ATGGCGGTGGTTGTGCAAGCCGAAAcgatgggtgatcttgacatccccacCATTCCAGAATCTCCATCTTGCATCGTACTTCCGACGGCAGCTAGGAACTACGAGCTTAAGACTATACACTTTaacatgatgccttcttttcatg GAGTTACTGAGGAGCACTTGAGGTTGAAGATCTTCCCTTACACTATGAAGGACAAAGCAAGGACATGGCTTAATGGTCTGAGGCCGGGTTCACTGGCGACATGGACtgag TGTCCCCATCATGCTTTGCCTTTATTAGTGTTGATGCGTATTTTCTACAAGGCACTGACAGTTTCTAGCAAAGCTGCAGTTAATAATTATGCAGGGGGATCAATTAGGAATATGACTCCGACCGAATGTCAAACTTTATTTGAGAGACTTGCTATTGAGACACAACATTCGGAAGTAAGAGGTAAGCGAGCAGGTGTGTATGAAATTtccaattttgattcttttgcacCAAAATCACAGGTTGATGCCATCTCTACCaagttggacatgcttctaGCAATGAATGGGCATACGACTCAAGGAGTGGATTTCCCAAAGTTTGTGCAAGAGCAAGCAAATATGATGAACTCCTATAATCGGAATCCACGGTTTGATCCCTACTCTAACTCCTATAATCCAGGTTTTCGGGcacatccaaacttttcttggaagaatACCCAAAACCAAGCCAATCCACCAACCACCACATTGGAGGACATGGTGCGGCAGTTGGCAATTAACCATCAGAAATTGGAGGCACAAGTGGGTCAAATCGCTGAAGCATTGAGTCAAAGGGAGGCTGGAAAGTTTCCAAGCCAAACTGAGATCAATCCGAACCATAGGGAGCATGCCATGGCTATCACACTTTGTGATGAGCAACAAAGCCGAGTTGCTACAAAGTTGGAAGAGCACAAAGTTCAAGCACAAGAGCAGCCGCTTCAACAGTCGCATCGTGCAATCATGCATGGGTTGCCTGACCCCGATAAACCTGCTCCACCTGTGAGACCTTATGTTCCTCCAATCCCGTTTCCTGGGCGTCTTaggagaaataaagaagaagtacCATCAGTGCAAAAGACAACCCCGAAGACGGATGTGGCACCTTCTGTTgtgcaagaagagaagaaa gTGCACTCAAAAAGACCTCTGTGGGCATACAATTGGCTGATCGATCTATTCGATATCCTAAAGGAGTACTAG